The window TGGTTCTTCTTTCCATAACTTTAACTGAGTAATTTTTTCGGTGAAGCAAATCGTGAAAATCGaaacctaatatttatttattaatatctaAGATCTATTGCCTATTATGCATTTTGGGTTGGAATGTTAAACgacagttgtttttttttgtaagaacTAGGGCCTGCGCAAATTATTTAGATTAGGTTGCCAAGCGGGCCCCAGTTTTCATAGTGAGACGTAACATAAAGCCAAGATAACGCTAGGAAGGTGTTAGACATGATATTATCCTTATAGTTTATTAGAGGTCGAGGtccattaattataataatattacacacaaaatttagatttttcacacatgtatttttaatgttgcgtcatattttttttattaaacgttAATAATTTATAGAAAAATTGGCAAAAAATAAGCTTATTATTTCTGTAGCAGAtcattatataaattaattacacAGTCACGCTAGTCGTCCCGCTTTAATGATTTTCAATACTGAAGAACTTACATCACGGTTAACAGATATTGTATCATTGATAAAAGAGGAAACTGCTTTTTTAACATCATAGTCGAAGAAACAACAAAGTCAAGGGCAAAAAACCCCGAAACAGAGGGGCGGTCAGGCGAAACAGTGCATCTTTTGCTATCGCAGAAATTGTGCGGCTTCGCAAGTAGTGACACGTCTAGACTTAAGTAATCTGTGGATTCTCGATATCAAAAATTGTCAGAGATAAGCCAAGTATGAGTTTATAATAGGAGTTCCCTGTACGTTTTTAATAGGCTCATCAGTATTCTCTTTCGCATTGTACTTTTAGTCACGCGTGAAAATGGAAGGCGCGAATATTTTAATCTGTGGTTTTCTTCTGGTATTTATGGCCGATGGAAATTGTAAGTACCGCTTTTAAATAtactaatatataatatttttgtgtGTGCAACGAATGAATGAATTACATATTTTATGACTACTTCTTTAATTAAGTAGATATTGATAATCATTTATGGTTAGTTTGTAAAAACCGAATACattcattttataatttatatcatGATAGTAAAACGAATGACTACgtaattaaaatcaatatatgtattttttttattacaaaaaatattacaatatgctATATTTTCCagccggccggatagtaaaacgAATGACTACGGAATTGAAAtcaatataagtattttttttataataaaacaaatatttttacctTATGTTATATCTTTCAGCCGGCCTACAATGCTTCGTTTGCCAAAATTGTAAAGAGGTAACACGGGACAACGTCCAAACATGTGAACCACTAAGTCCATCCACTACGGTGCCTACAGTTACGGAACCTTATCAGACTACCACTGAAGCTACAACCACAACCCCCGTGGCCACAACTTCCACTACGCAACCTACAACCACATCTGAAGCTTCGATTACAACTGAAGCCACAACTATAACTACAGATCCTACCACAACGACTACAGCTGAAACCACAACTACAACTACGGAACCTACTACAACGACGACAACCGAAGGAACAACTACAACCACTGTGACCACGACTACTACTACGGAACCAACCACAACTACTACTGAACCTACAACTACAACTACGGAACCTACTACAACCACTACGGAACCTACTACAACAACTACGGAACCTACTACAACTACAGAACCAACGACGACTACTTCTGAAGCTACAACTACGGCACCTGTTATTACTACAACTACCGAAGCCACAACTACGACAACAGAACCCACGACTACAACCACGACCACTGAAGCCACAACTACAACTATAGAACCAACTACTACGACTACGACAACAGAAGCAACATCCACTACTACAGAACCTACAACTACTGAAGCCACTACTACAACAACTATAGCTGCCACAACAACAGCTGAACCCACAACTACGACAACCGAAGCTAGTACTGCAACAACTACTGCTGCAGAACTTACAACAACAACCGAAGCTACAACTATAACAACTGAACCTACAATTGTGACAACCGAAGCTACTACAACAACTGAGGTTACAAGTACAACAGTAGAACCTACTACTACTTCAACTACGATTTTAACAACCGAAGCTACGACTACAACATCTGAACCTACAACTAGTACATCTGAAGCCACAACTACTATAACGACCGAAGCTACGCCTACAACAACTGAACTTACAACTACAACAGCTGAGGCTACAGCTACTACAACTGAACTTACAACTACGGCAGCTGAACCTATGACTACTACATCTGAACTCACTACTATGACAACTGAAGCTACCGCTACTATCAGACAGGTAATCTTAAAACAGATTTTTGATATTGGTAGTCCTTTGTCACTTTATATAAAAGACTTACAAGTCTTACATATTACATTACacatttaagagcccttcaacgtgcacactagcgccacagctaaataatcgtgtttatttaaatttgacgaaagatattgaaaaaagggggccgctacgtactgtattgtgtatttaagtaccttttgaatacatcagactagtttttatgttgctggtttcgtcgatctaggaactcaaaacgaaaatggccgttttaactttggacgcatagattgacgaatccagcaacataaaaactagtctgatgtattcaaaaggtacttaaatacacaatacagtacgtagcggcccccttttttcaatatctttcgtcaaatttaaataaacacgattatttagctgtggcgctagtgtgcacgttgaagggctcttaaatacAGGGTACTGTAATCGCCTTTGTCTCTTTTTCTACcgtaatatattatatagaatCAGCAATGGGCCAATTCATTGCCATGACTCAAGTTGAATTTGTCACAAATATCATTAACAAGAATAACAAGTCGTTTTGAATTTTCTTGGAAAGTAACTAATTGATCTGATTATTGGGTAGAATTACATGTGTGACATGTGTCATGGTTCTTAGGCCGTCCTCGCCTTATCGCGAAACTCATGCACTTacgaaaataattatattcttaGATTTACTACTAACTAGGCAAAGCTTATCACCAAAATTAGCACTTTGTGCGTCATCTTAGTTCAAtcgattattatttttatctttataaCGTATAACATAACAATTGAGCTATCAACAAATTATTTACAGTCGTCTACTATCTAGTAATTAccgtaaatatttattatattaataaattctttatatttattgataatacCAAACACATCGAATTGCATAATTCGGTAGGTACTACGATGATGTCAGAGTTATTGTATTTGAAGATCCACGTGTCAAGCTAAACTTACTTGAacctatattattaataataaaactataaaaaccggccaagtgcaagagttccgtaccattatgcagaaacggcaaaaaaaaacacgtttgttgtatggcagGGGAgccctattaaatatttattttattttgtttttagtatttttttattatagcggcaacagaaatatattattaccagtgacaatttcaactgtctagctaccacggttcatgagat of the Cydia fagiglandana chromosome 17, ilCydFagi1.1, whole genome shotgun sequence genome contains:
- the LOC134672406 gene encoding integumentary mucin C.1-like, whose translation is MADGNSGLQCFVCQNCKEVTRDNVQTCEPLSPSTTVPTVTEPYQTTTEATTTTTEATTTTIEPTTTTTTTEATSTTTEPTIVTTEATTTTEVTSTTVEPTTTSTTILTTEATTTTSEPTTSTSEATTTITTEATPTTTELTTTTAEATATTTELTTTAAEPMTTTSELTTMTTEATATIRQQTSDLTGSLSVKNRFYRSVKQDREDDVQVRCVVTSYMEENGEENVVRGCSYEPTNTTASCHEAIGRDDVDLVRCSVCDGDLCNSAAVAAVTFVPLILGLLINL